Proteins from a single region of Gemmatimonadota bacterium:
- a CDS encoding HDIG domain-containing protein, whose translation MMFFRKRQRGRTRRTRQQWKQRGKQAFRIALMLALLGVLTVLFPTQQHHEYSAFRVGAIAPDEVIAPEPFPVYKSEEAYQDEVSEARRQVLPVLRYDSTVQQNKLNAYKTFLNDIKKHMGSGVSESLSQELRLSHPEISPLSESTLKHLIPVSRRRSASRSTLTTAVEKILQSTYQNGIIDQKINTVEEGYAEVILLNNGSERQISLEELADIENFTSELQQTIEQQLPKASAMEMRAGSELVLAYLSSNIAYDATETQRRRDEAASNVSRTKPGTVLKGERIIDKHDRVTSDDIDKLRSLAEHINQRRQQDPFIDLIQRGAGLSLCALTLIIFFAFLKFYRPDLYRPSKNIVLFGIIILIPTAVADYAAQSQAISPFLIPVALSAMLATVLFDAVVGMVITLVVTTLCASILGELQYGIIFLTTGIIGAFSVHQVRHRRDFYRPGLYLIVAYALTITSTVGLLFSYTNTTEFLTEIREDLFWGIVSACGSLILTIGLLPVFESVFNVVTSLTLLELADLNRPLLRNLALRAPGTFSHSINMANLSEEAALAIDADPLLARVGCYYHDIGKMRRPHYFIENQHGVNPHDELQPQISALILISHVRDGIELAKEEGLPPAIIDLIPQHHGTSEMTSFKHQAQLIDEQAVRDADFHYPGPKPQTKEAGIINLADAVESATRSLPNNEPDEIKKLVQTIVKGRYDAGELDECDLTLRDLTRIQEAFLPVLQASHHPRIPYPWQAQQQERQVANR comes from the coding sequence ATGATGTTCTTTAGAAAACGTCAACGCGGCCGCACGCGTCGGACGAGACAACAGTGGAAACAGCGAGGGAAGCAAGCCTTTCGCATTGCGTTGATGCTCGCCCTCTTAGGCGTACTAACCGTCTTATTTCCCACGCAACAGCATCACGAATACAGTGCATTTCGAGTAGGTGCGATTGCGCCAGATGAAGTCATTGCCCCTGAACCCTTCCCCGTGTACAAAAGCGAGGAAGCATACCAGGATGAAGTCTCAGAAGCTCGCCGCCAGGTTTTGCCAGTTTTGCGCTATGATAGCACAGTACAGCAAAACAAACTGAATGCATATAAAACATTTCTTAACGACATAAAAAAGCACATGGGCTCTGGGGTAAGCGAATCGCTCTCACAAGAGCTACGGCTTTCACACCCGGAAATTAGCCCCTTGTCGGAATCCACCCTGAAACATCTCATACCCGTATCTCGACGGCGATCAGCCAGCCGCAGTACATTGACCACTGCAGTTGAGAAAATTCTTCAAAGCACCTACCAGAACGGGATTATCGACCAGAAAATAAATACCGTCGAAGAGGGGTACGCAGAGGTTATACTACTTAATAATGGCTCAGAACGCCAAATTAGCCTTGAAGAACTGGCCGATATAGAAAATTTTACCTCGGAACTCCAACAAACCATAGAACAGCAATTGCCAAAGGCAAGTGCTATGGAAATGAGAGCTGGCAGTGAACTGGTTCTCGCCTATCTATCCTCCAACATTGCCTATGACGCTACCGAAACCCAGAGGCGAAGAGATGAGGCAGCCAGTAATGTCTCACGTACCAAGCCAGGGACAGTCCTCAAAGGCGAGCGCATTATTGACAAACACGACCGCGTAACATCTGACGACATAGACAAACTCAGATCACTGGCCGAACATATCAACCAACGCCGTCAGCAAGATCCATTTATTGACCTCATTCAACGAGGGGCTGGACTATCACTTTGCGCGTTGACGCTCATAATATTTTTTGCATTTCTAAAATTTTATCGTCCCGACCTTTATCGCCCGTCCAAAAACATCGTACTGTTTGGCATCATTATTTTAATCCCCACTGCTGTGGCTGATTACGCCGCCCAAAGCCAGGCCATATCGCCTTTTCTCATCCCCGTCGCACTATCTGCAATGCTGGCGACCGTGCTCTTTGATGCCGTCGTCGGCATGGTGATCACCCTTGTAGTTACAACGCTTTGTGCCAGCATTCTCGGCGAACTCCAATACGGGATCATCTTTCTCACCACAGGCATTATTGGCGCATTTTCCGTACACCAGGTGCGCCATCGCAGAGATTTTTATCGCCCTGGTCTGTATCTGATTGTCGCTTATGCCCTGACAATTACCTCTACGGTCGGACTACTTTTTTCTTATACCAACACAACCGAGTTTCTCACAGAAATACGCGAGGATTTATTCTGGGGCATTGTGTCTGCCTGCGGTTCCTTAATCCTCACCATTGGATTACTGCCCGTATTTGAAAGTGTTTTCAATGTCGTAACATCCCTGACACTGCTCGAACTGGCGGACTTAAATCGCCCGCTATTGCGCAATTTGGCCCTTCGCGCTCCAGGAACCTTTAGCCACAGCATAAACATGGCCAATCTCTCGGAAGAAGCCGCGCTCGCAATAGACGCAGACCCCTTGCTCGCACGCGTTGGGTGTTATTACCACGATATCGGAAAAATGAGACGGCCACACTATTTTATAGAAAACCAGCACGGCGTGAATCCCCACGATGAGTTGCAGCCTCAAATAAGTGCCCTGATTCTCATTTCCCATGTCAGGGACGGGATCGAATTGGCAAAAGAAGAAGGACTTCCTCCGGCAATCATTGATCTCATCCCACAGCACCATGGGACTTCAGAAATGACTTCGTTTAAACATCAGGCGCAACTCATCGACGAACAGGCAGTCCGCGATGCCGACTTTCACTATCCCGGTCCCAAACCCCAGACCAAAGAAGCGGGTATTATTAATCTCGCAGACGCTGTCGAATCTGCGACGCGGTCTTTGCCGAACAATGAGCCAGACGAAATTAAAAAGCTCGTCCAAACAATTGTCAAAGGTCGTTATGATGCGGGAGAATTGGATGAATGCGATCTCACATTGCGCGATCTGACCAGAATCCAGGAAGCCTTTTTACCCGTCTTGCAGGCGTCGCACCACCCCCGAATACCCTATCCCTGGCAAGCGCAACAACAAGAACGCCAGGTCGCAAACAGA